A genomic region of Spea bombifrons isolate aSpeBom1 chromosome 9, aSpeBom1.2.pri, whole genome shotgun sequence contains the following coding sequences:
- the LOC128505129 gene encoding lens fiber membrane intrinsic protein-like yields the protein MYTLMGGGLLCAVSGLVLLIVATATDFWMQYRYSGNLSNQGLWRFCVAGKCHAHTITVAFWDATRAFMLLSILSCFAGIILGLTAFSSGAKSARTRSAGATLLVAGFFALLALSVYTGVTVNFFGKRYADWRFSWSYILGWIGIILTVSAGIFHICAYVRNGSQESANVSSG from the exons ATGTACACGCTGATGGGAGGCGGCCTGCTCTGCGCAGTCTCTGGATTGGTCCTCCTGATAGTCGCCACAGCAACCGACTTTTGGATGCAATATCGTTATTCCGGGAACTTGAGCAACCAAGGACTATGGAGGTTCTGCGTGGCCGGGAAGTGCCACGCTCACACCATCACCGTGG CTTTCTGGGACGCCACGCGGGCTTTCATGCTGCTTTCCATCCTGTCGTGCTTCGCGGGAATCATTCTGGGCCTCACAGCCTTTTCTAGTGGCGCCAAGTCGGCGAGAACCCGCTCTGCTGGGGCCACACTACTCGTGGCAG GTTTCTTCGCTCTGCTGGCTCTGTCTGTCTACACCGGGGTCACCGTTAACTTCTTTGGAAAGCGATATGCAGACTGGCGCTTCTCCTGGTCGTATATCCTGGGCTGGATTGGAATCATCCTCACAGTGTCGGCAG GGATTTTTCACATCTGCGCCTACGTGAGAAATGGGTCCCAAGAATCAGCCAATGTATCCAGTGGATGA